The following proteins are co-located in the Patescibacteria group bacterium genome:
- the rsmA gene encoding 16S rRNA (adenine(1518)-N(6)/adenine(1519)-N(6))-dimethyltransferase RsmA, which translates to MQLTSPKEVKSILKEYQVLPKKNKGQNFLISEKVLNQIVASADLKKTDRVLEIGPGLGILTQELALKTQQVTSVELDKKLSCFLIDKILPQFKNIELIENDILKLFKNKNFLDQHKINKVVANLPYQITSQVLRQLSSQKPLPETMVFLVQKEVAERIVGQPPQMSLLSLAIQFYWQPKIITKVEATKFWPQPRVDSAILKLTLKSDIKYQIEDEFFKLIKVGFSAKRKKLSNNLKNGLKMSNQELDLIFKKLNLNLNIRAQELRSEDWFNLVKIIF; encoded by the coding sequence ATGCAGTTAACTTCGCCCAAAGAAGTTAAGTCAATTTTGAAAGAATATCAAGTCTTACCCAAAAAAAATAAAGGTCAGAATTTTTTGATTAGTGAAAAAGTTTTAAATCAAATAGTTGCATCAGCAGATTTAAAAAAAACTGATAGGGTTTTAGAGATTGGTCCAGGTTTGGGCATTTTGACCCAAGAATTAGCCCTTAAAACGCAACAAGTTACGAGTGTGGAATTAGATAAAAAGTTGAGCTGTTTTTTAATAGACAAGATTTTACCGCAATTTAAAAATATAGAATTGATCGAAAATGATATATTAAAATTATTTAAAAATAAAAATTTTTTAGATCAACATAAAATTAATAAAGTTGTTGCCAACTTACCATATCAAATTACTTCACAAGTTTTACGTCAATTAAGCTCACAAAAACCACTGCCAGAAACAATGGTTTTTTTAGTTCAAAAGGAAGTTGCTGAACGTATTGTTGGTCAGCCACCGCAGATGAGTTTATTGAGTTTAGCTATTCAATTTTATTGGCAGCCTAAAATTATTACTAAAGTCGAGGCAACTAAATTTTGGCCACAGCCTAGAGTTGATTCAGCTATTTTAAAATTAACTTTAAAATCAGATATTAAATATCAAATCGAAGATGAATTTTTTAAATTAATTAAAGTTGGTTTTAGTGCTAAAAGAAAAAAACTCAGCAACAACCTTAAAAATGGATTAAAAATGTCCAATCAAGAATTAGATTTAATTTTTAAAAAATTAAATTTAAATTTAAATATTCGGGCACAAGAGTTAAGATCAGAAGATTGGTTCAATTTGGTTAAAATTATATTTTGA
- the leuS gene encoding leucine--tRNA ligase: MEINQEEYQPQIFEKKWQEQWQTQGLHQASDKKDKPKYYCLDMFPYPSGEGLHVGHLRGYTYSDVISRKKKMQGYNVLHPMGFDAFGLPAENYALAHNIPPQESVTKNISHFRQQLNSFGYMYDWDREVVTCNSDYYKWTQWLFLQLYKKGLAYHKEAFINWCTGCKASLANEEVVAGKCERCGSEVTKKKLTQWFLKITDYADRLLNDLQYLNWPDKVKTMQKNWIGQSYGTEFVMEVMFDGKEKKKVEELTGLDYKLAGAISPDDEVKIKIYTTRIDTIFGITYVVLAPEHPLVNYLTTSEQKNIVEEYIQQSSRLAQRERLSQEREKTGVFTGSYAINPVNNKQVPIWVADYVLPDYASGAIMAVPAHDDRDYEFAEKYGLEIIEVIVPEGLKEQKNKAFIEDGVLVGSGEFTNLTSVEAREKITAWLEEQGLGYGTKKYKLRDWLISRQRYWGAPIPIVYCDKCGEVPVPEKDLPLLLPEIKDFRPTDTGRSPLARTENFAQTTCPKCGGPAHRETDTISQWVCSSWYFCRYADSKNETEIFDKKKVKYWLPVDLYIGGVEHAVLHLLYARFFTKFMFDVGLIEFEEPFNKLFNQGMIYYQGSKMSKSKGNVVNPDEIIQKYGVDTLRIYELFMGPAEQDVEWSDESVIGIYRFLEKIWQLANYILNNQSQVEIEPELEKFKHKTIKRVGQDLDDFKFNTAVAALMEYVNNLNEFKNNNQVIHISYLSDLIKMIAPMAPHTAEELWHRLGNIGSIFEQTWPDYQENLVIDKTFDLVIQINGKVRDTIIVGVEIKQDEALELVKQQEKIIKYLENKEIKKVIFVPGRLINLVI, translated from the coding sequence ATGGAAATTAATCAAGAAGAATATCAGCCACAAATTTTTGAAAAAAAATGGCAGGAGCAATGGCAGACTCAAGGCTTACATCAAGCCAGTGACAAAAAAGACAAACCCAAATATTATTGTTTGGATATGTTTCCTTATCCGTCAGGTGAGGGTTTGCATGTCGGGCATCTTAGGGGTTATACTTATTCTGATGTGATTAGTCGTAAGAAAAAAATGCAAGGTTATAATGTTTTACATCCGATGGGTTTTGATGCTTTTGGTTTACCAGCTGAAAATTATGCCTTGGCTCATAATATTCCACCACAAGAAAGTGTGACAAAAAATATTAGTCATTTTCGCCAGCAATTAAATTCTTTTGGTTATATGTATGATTGGGATCGGGAGGTAGTGACATGTAATAGTGATTATTATAAATGGACGCAGTGGTTATTTTTACAATTATATAAAAAGGGCTTAGCTTATCACAAAGAAGCTTTTATTAATTGGTGTACCGGCTGTAAAGCGAGTTTAGCTAACGAAGAGGTTGTCGCTGGTAAGTGTGAGCGCTGTGGTAGCGAGGTGACTAAAAAGAAATTAACTCAATGGTTTTTAAAAATTACTGATTACGCCGATCGGTTATTGAACGATTTACAATATTTAAATTGGCCAGATAAAGTTAAGACCATGCAGAAAAATTGGATCGGTCAAAGTTATGGGACCGAATTTGTTATGGAAGTAATGTTTGATGGTAAAGAAAAAAAGAAAGTCGAAGAATTAACTGGTTTAGACTACAAATTAGCTGGTGCAATTAGCCCAGATGATGAAGTTAAAATTAAAATATATACCACGCGGATTGATACGATTTTTGGCATTACTTATGTAGTTTTGGCGCCAGAGCATCCGTTGGTAAATTATTTAACCACATCAGAACAAAAAAATATAGTTGAAGAATATATTCAGCAAAGTTCAAGGTTAGCCCAAAGAGAGCGATTATCTCAAGAACGTGAGAAGACGGGTGTTTTTACTGGATCATATGCTATTAATCCGGTCAATAACAAACAGGTGCCAATTTGGGTGGCGGATTATGTTTTACCAGATTATGCTTCGGGTGCGATTATGGCGGTGCCAGCGCATGACGACCGCGATTACGAATTTGCCGAAAAATATGGTTTAGAAATTATAGAAGTTATTGTGCCTGAAGGTTTAAAAGAACAAAAAAATAAAGCTTTTATTGAAGATGGTGTTTTGGTTGGTTCAGGTGAATTTACAAATTTAACTTCAGTTGAGGCGAGAGAAAAAATTACTGCTTGGTTGGAAGAACAGGGGCTGGGTTATGGCACTAAAAAATACAAATTGCGTGATTGGTTAATCTCTAGACAACGTTATTGGGGCGCACCCATTCCAATTGTTTATTGTGATAAATGTGGCGAGGTGCCTGTGCCAGAAAAGGATTTACCTTTATTATTACCAGAAATTAAAGATTTTCGTCCAACTGATACTGGTCGGTCACCCCTAGCTAGAACGGAAAACTTTGCTCAAACTACTTGTCCCAAATGTGGTGGTCCAGCACATCGCGAAACAGATACAATTTCTCAATGGGTGTGTTCGTCATGGTATTTTTGTCGTTATGCTGATTCTAAAAATGAAACAGAAATTTTTGACAAAAAGAAAGTTAAATATTGGTTGCCAGTCGATCTATATATTGGCGGCGTTGAACATGCAGTTTTACATTTATTATATGCTCGATTTTTTACCAAATTTATGTTTGATGTTGGCTTGATTGAATTTGAAGAGCCCTTTAATAAATTATTTAATCAGGGAATGATTTATTATCAAGGCAGTAAGATGAGTAAGTCTAAGGGTAATGTAGTCAACCCCGATGAAATTATTCAAAAATATGGTGTGGATACTTTAAGAATCTATGAATTATTTATGGGACCAGCCGAACAAGATGTAGAATGGAGCGATGAAAGTGTCATTGGTATTTATCGGTTTTTAGAAAAAATTTGGCAATTAGCTAATTACATTTTAAATAATCAATCTCAAGTTGAAATTGAGCCAGAATTAGAAAAATTCAAGCATAAAACCATTAAGCGTGTTGGTCAAGATTTAGATGATTTTAAATTTAATACAGCGGTAGCAGCTTTAATGGAATACGTAAATAATTTAAATGAATTTAAAAATAATAATCAGGTTATACACATTTCTTATTTAAGCGATTTAATTAAAATGATTGCCCCAATGGCACCTCATACAGCCGAAGAATTGTGGCATAGATTAGGCAACATTGGAAGTATTTTTGAACAGACTTGGCCCGACTATCAAGAAAATTTAGTAATTGACAAAACCTTTGATTTAGTTATTCAAATTAATGGTAAGGTGCGCGATACTATTATTGTTGGTGTAGAAATAAAACAAGATGAAGCTTTAGAATTAGTTAAACAACAAGAAAAAATCATTAAATATTTAGAAAACAAAGAAATTAAAAAAGTCATTTTTGTGCCAGGTCGTTTAATTAATTTAGTTATCTAA
- a CDS encoding LysM peptidoglycan-binding domain-containing protein, with translation MSKIKYVLTHLVIGSLYLIKKIQTGIKISLQWFLKLVGQLFFKWLIFPFYKIGRRLAQKIRLINAISLSKIKFLILQKKALHFFIIGGAILIVGHNIKASDVQEGSYQDQPLFYSLNKISQEEITEGPLPAPTLVNENLLPIMSYDQKLENEFIEILKTPNYGGLIENPTLVADPNINASDRYIPARSQIEYYVVQSGDTIGSIAEKYGLSQKTILWENNLTYNSVIRPGQKITVLPIDGVSHKIKSGDTINSLAKKYQTEKDKILEFNHLAVDDSLILNQNLIIPGGIKYTPTPTPTYSAPSSTQIKKYYGTPKGGHIFPWGHCTYYVSTRRYIPWGGDAKHWLRNAQAYGYSIGKTPTVGSIIATRESWWGHVGYVESVGKNTVTFSEMNYKGLGIYSERTLKLNDSRIIGYIY, from the coding sequence ATGTCTAAAATTAAATATGTTTTAACGCATCTAGTTATTGGTAGTCTATATTTAATAAAAAAAATTCAAACTGGAATTAAAATTTCTTTACAGTGGTTTTTAAAGTTGGTTGGCCAGCTTTTTTTTAAATGGCTAATTTTCCCCTTTTATAAAATTGGTCGCCGACTTGCTCAAAAAATCCGTTTGATTAATGCCATCTCTCTGTCTAAAATAAAATTTTTAATTTTACAAAAAAAAGCTTTACATTTTTTTATAATTGGTGGAGCAATTTTAATTGTTGGCCACAACATCAAAGCCTCTGATGTTCAAGAGGGTAGTTATCAAGATCAACCACTTTTTTATTCATTAAATAAAATTTCTCAAGAAGAAATTACCGAGGGTCCATTGCCAGCTCCCACCCTAGTAAATGAAAATCTATTACCTATTATGTCTTATGATCAAAAATTGGAAAATGAATTTATTGAAATTTTAAAAACACCCAACTATGGTGGTTTAATTGAAAATCCAACGCTCGTAGCTGATCCAAATATTAATGCTAGCGATCGTTATATTCCCGCCCGAAGTCAAATTGAATATTACGTTGTCCAATCTGGCGACACCATCGGTTCAATTGCTGAAAAATATGGCTTATCTCAAAAAACGATTCTTTGGGAAAATAATTTAACTTATAATTCCGTCATCCGACCTGGTCAAAAAATTACCGTCTTGCCGATTGATGGTGTTTCACATAAAATTAAATCTGGCGACACTATTAATAGTTTAGCTAAAAAATATCAAACCGAAAAAGATAAAATTTTAGAATTTAATCATTTAGCTGTAGACGATTCCTTGATACTTAATCAAAATTTAATTATTCCTGGTGGCATCAAATATACGCCTACGCCTACGCCAACTTATTCTGCGCCTAGTTCAACTCAAATTAAAAAATATTATGGCACACCCAAAGGTGGACACATCTTTCCTTGGGGGCATTGTACTTATTATGTTTCCACTCGTCGTTATATTCCTTGGGGTGGAGATGCTAAGCATTGGTTACGCAATGCCCAAGCTTATGGCTACAGTATTGGTAAAACCCCAACCGTCGGCTCGATTATTGCTACGCGTGAAAGTTGGTGGGGACATGTTGGCTATGTTGAGTCGGTCGGCAAAAATACAGTCACTTTTTCAGAGATGAATTACAAAGGTTTAGGTATTTATTCTGAACGAACTCTTAAATTAAACGATAGCCGAATTATTGGTTATATTTATTAA
- a CDS encoding YifB family Mg chelatase-like AAA ATPase, whose protein sequence is MLSKIFTCAVLGLESQLIELETAISAHFPGFFMVGLPDKAIEESKERVNLAIKNSGFNFPRSKVTINLAPADLHKEGTGYDLPIALGILLASSQIQIPDLEKSLFVGELALDGKLRHTNGVLPIAIFAKENNFEKIFIPQADVAEASLVHGIQIYPIASLQDLVNFFIQQKNIQPITAGLNDKNLIEDPDLKYEYDMAYVKGQEQAKRALEIAAAGGHNVRMSGPPGSGKTMLARAMTSILPTMTADESLEVTKIYSVAGLLSPQKPLINQRPFRSPHHTSSGVALVGGGQVPKPGEITLAHRGVLFLDEFPEFPRTVLENLRQPLEDGVITISRAKASYTFPARVTLIASQNPCPCGYYGDPYHECTCSPGQVIKYQKKISGPLLDRIDLHIEVPRVKIEKLTSDQVAEPSVEIRQRVQRARDLQSQRYKGLNIFTNSELGAKQIREFCQLNSEAQQLLNSALQQLHLSARGYHRTLKVARTIADLNQQDEIQSEHIAEALQYREKAE, encoded by the coding sequence ATGTTATCAAAAATTTTTACTTGCGCAGTTTTGGGTTTAGAATCACAATTGATAGAATTAGAAACTGCCATCTCGGCTCATTTTCCGGGATTTTTTATGGTAGGTCTGCCCGACAAAGCAATTGAAGAATCTAAGGAAAGGGTGAATCTGGCGATTAAAAATAGTGGCTTTAATTTTCCACGCTCAAAAGTAACAATTAATTTAGCACCAGCTGATTTGCATAAAGAGGGGACCGGTTATGACCTGCCAATTGCTTTGGGAATTTTATTAGCCTCCAGTCAAATTCAAATTCCAGACTTAGAAAAAAGTTTATTTGTTGGCGAGTTGGCTTTGGATGGAAAATTAAGACACACCAACGGGGTGTTGCCAATTGCTATTTTTGCTAAGGAAAATAATTTTGAAAAAATTTTTATTCCACAGGCCGATGTGGCGGAGGCAAGTTTGGTTCATGGTATTCAAATTTATCCCATTGCTAGTTTACAAGATTTAGTTAATTTTTTTATTCAACAAAAAAATATTCAACCAATTACAGCTGGATTAAATGATAAAAATTTAATTGAAGATCCAGATTTAAAATATGAATATGACATGGCTTATGTTAAAGGTCAGGAACAAGCTAAGCGGGCTTTAGAAATTGCGGCGGCCGGTGGTCACAATGTGCGCATGAGTGGCCCACCTGGCTCTGGCAAAACTATGTTAGCGCGGGCCATGACGTCAATTTTACCAACCATGACAGCTGACGAATCTTTAGAGGTAACAAAAATTTATAGTGTGGCTGGTTTATTGTCGCCACAAAAGCCGTTGATTAATCAACGGCCGTTTCGGAGTCCGCATCATACGTCGTCAGGCGTGGCTTTAGTCGGTGGTGGTCAAGTGCCTAAACCTGGAGAAATTACCTTGGCTCATCGTGGGGTGTTGTTTTTAGATGAGTTTCCAGAATTTCCACGTACAGTTTTAGAAAATTTACGCCAACCATTGGAAGATGGAGTAATTACTATTTCACGCGCTAAGGCGAGTTATACTTTTCCAGCGCGAGTGACTTTAATTGCCTCGCAAAATCCATGTCCGTGTGGTTATTATGGCGACCCATATCATGAGTGTACTTGTTCGCCTGGTCAAGTGATCAAATATCAAAAGAAAATTTCTGGGCCACTTTTGGATCGGATAGATTTACATATTGAAGTACCTCGAGTCAAAATTGAAAAATTAACTTCTGACCAAGTGGCTGAACCATCAGTTGAAATTCGCCAACGGGTGCAACGGGCACGTGATTTACAATCACAACGTTATAAGGGTTTAAATATTTTTACTAATTCAGAATTGGGTGCTAAACAAATCAGAGAATTTTGTCAGTTAAATTCAGAAGCGCAACAACTTTTAAATTCAGCTTTGCAACAGTTACATTTATCAGCGCGAGGTTATCATCGGACATTAAAAGTCGCGCGCACGATTGCGGATTTAAATCAGCAAGACGAAATTCAGTCTGAGCACATTGCCGAAGCTTTACAATATCGGGAGAAGGCGGAGTAA
- a CDS encoding signal peptidase II: protein MKTKKIFLIIIINLFCLGLLYLDLRLKDFFIQHPDFYRGVFFDILFFKFKSNPYIALGIKINYGAIIFFNFLILIGLIYFLIKKYFKLEYFYILNLSLILIGALSNLIDRLNHHYVVDYISIPWWPVFNLADVMIVAGAILILIQELKIKKQK from the coding sequence ATGAAAACAAAAAAAATATTTTTAATCATTATTATAAATTTATTTTGTCTTGGCTTATTATATCTTGATTTAAGATTAAAAGATTTTTTTATACAACATCCCGATTTTTATCGCGGTGTTTTTTTTGATATTCTATTTTTTAAATTTAAATCCAACCCGTATATTGCCTTGGGTATTAAAATAAATTATGGAGCGATAATTTTTTTCAATTTTTTAATTTTAATTGGTTTGATTTATTTTTTAATAAAAAAATATTTTAAATTAGAATATTTTTATATTTTAAATTTAAGTTTAATTTTAATTGGTGCGTTGAGTAATTTAATTGATCGTTTAAATCATCATTATGTGGTTGATTATATTAGCATACCCTGGTGGCCAGTTTTTAATTTGGCAGATGTGATGATTGTGGCGGGGGCAATTTTAATTTTAATTCAAGAATTAAAAATAAAAAAACAAAAATAA